In the Pseudolabrys taiwanensis genome, one interval contains:
- a CDS encoding EF-hand domain-containing protein: MRPFPDRRRPFRLSLLTGGVLVALSAVLAQAQTPGLGGPPGRAPAPDPFVASMARWDANHDGTLTCDEWRQYANRLFTLADKNADGFLDATEFRSLQKMEPLFADADMSYFDDNHDRRVSRAEFVDKPSPFFARYDTNHDCRVTPQEISGTPEKAAPRGGGHRGGGGGGMGMGGGRGGF; the protein is encoded by the coding sequence ATGCGCCCGTTCCCGGATCGCCGCCGTCCTTTTCGACTGTCGTTATTGACCGGCGGGGTGTTGGTGGCACTGTCAGCTGTGCTTGCGCAGGCGCAAACGCCAGGCCTGGGAGGACCGCCAGGCCGGGCTCCTGCGCCCGATCCGTTCGTCGCATCGATGGCGCGTTGGGATGCGAACCACGATGGCACGCTGACCTGCGACGAATGGCGGCAATACGCGAACCGCCTCTTCACGCTGGCCGATAAGAACGCGGACGGCTTTCTGGACGCGACGGAATTCCGAAGCCTCCAGAAAATGGAGCCGCTCTTCGCCGACGCCGATATGTCCTACTTCGACGACAATCACGACCGGCGCGTGAGCCGGGCGGAGTTCGTCGACAAGCCCAGCCCGTTCTTCGCGCGCTACGACACCAACCACGATTGCCGCGTGACGCCGCAGGAGATCAGCGGCACGCCCGAGAAGGCCGCGCCCCGGGGTGGCGGCCATAGGGGCGGCGGTGGCGGCGGCATGGGTATGGGCGGCGGCCGCGGCGGATTCTAG
- a CDS encoding FAD-dependent oxidoreductase, whose protein sequence is MAEPRVVIVGAGPVGLTAALLFGRSGIRVTLLEAEAAVSEELRASTFHPPTLDMLAPYGITARMLAEGLICPTWQIRMHPSGERAVFDLNVLRDETDHPYRLQCEQSKFGQYLVDALRDVLEVTLRFSTKVTDVTQDGDKVKVVAASADGEEVLFADYVIGADGARSTVRRCLGIEMDGDIYPETTILATTHFPFHEYLDGLSNVSYCWKPNGTFSLLRLPDVWRVSLHPPEGMSTEEALQPDPQQEMLHDIVPDAGPIDVLQTRPYRIHRRLADTYRNGRVLLAGDAAHLNSPSGGMGMNGGIHDAFNLCEKLIAVLRGEAGDELLDRYERQRRPIAAEEIIQQADRNRARMRERDPSRRQTILEDLQRTTSDSAKLKAYLLKSSMIDGLRRAAVIE, encoded by the coding sequence ATGGCTGAGCCAAGAGTCGTTATCGTCGGTGCCGGTCCGGTCGGGTTGACCGCAGCCCTGTTGTTTGGCCGCAGCGGCATTCGGGTGACCCTGCTCGAGGCCGAAGCCGCGGTGTCGGAAGAGCTGCGCGCCTCCACCTTCCATCCGCCGACGCTCGATATGCTGGCGCCGTACGGCATCACCGCGCGGATGCTGGCCGAGGGGCTGATCTGTCCGACCTGGCAGATAAGGATGCATCCGTCGGGCGAGCGCGCTGTGTTCGATCTCAACGTACTGCGTGACGAAACCGATCATCCTTACCGGTTGCAATGCGAGCAATCGAAGTTCGGTCAATACCTCGTCGACGCGTTGCGTGACGTGCTGGAGGTGACGCTGCGCTTTTCGACCAAGGTTACCGATGTCACCCAGGACGGCGACAAGGTGAAGGTGGTCGCCGCGTCAGCCGATGGCGAAGAGGTTCTCTTTGCCGATTACGTGATCGGCGCCGATGGTGCGCGCAGCACGGTGCGCCGCTGCCTCGGCATCGAGATGGACGGCGACATCTATCCGGAAACGACCATCCTCGCGACCACGCACTTTCCGTTCCACGAGTATTTGGACGGTCTCTCGAACGTCTCGTACTGCTGGAAACCGAATGGCACCTTTAGTCTGCTGCGGCTCCCCGACGTCTGGCGCGTGAGTCTGCATCCGCCGGAAGGCATGTCCACCGAGGAGGCGCTGCAGCCGGACCCGCAGCAGGAGATGTTGCACGATATCGTGCCGGATGCCGGCCCGATCGACGTGCTGCAAACGCGGCCCTACCGCATCCACCGCCGGCTTGCCGACACCTATCGCAACGGGCGCGTGCTGCTGGCGGGCGACGCGGCGCATCTCAACAGCCCGTCTGGCGGCATGGGCATGAACGGCGGCATCCACGACGCGTTCAATCTCTGCGAGAAACTGATCGCGGTGTTGCGCGGAGAGGCGGGCGACGAACTTCTCGATCGCTATGAACGTCAGCGCCGGCCGATCGCGGCGGAAGAGATCATCCAGCAGGCCGACCGCAACCGCGCGCGCATGCGCGAACGCGACCCGTCGCGGCGCCAGACGATTCTGGAGGACTTGCAGCGCACCACATCCGATTCAGCAAAGCTGAAAGCCTATTTGCTGAAATCGTCGATGATTGACGGCCTCAGACGTGCCGCTGTGATCGAGTAG
- a CDS encoding Bug family tripartite tricarboxylate transporter substrate binding protein, producing MTSRLVRLSAAFTVGLVLAFASFVAPSVADDDAYPSRPITVIVPFPPGGSSDIIMRIASQKASEILKQPIIIENRPGGAGNVAAVVIKHATPDGYLLMMGHTGTHAVNPSLYTNLAFDPVKDFQPVVPLISFNNILLVPADSPAKSVKDLVALAKSKPEGLSYGSQGIGTGGHLLGELLAKHAGIKLLHVPYRGIAPAVTDAVAGRVDMIFSSYISSAGYIESGKLRMLATSGTVRHPRIPDVPTMAESGYPDVHMEQWFGLFAPAGTPRPIVDKLNAAYVASLNSDAVKDRVVPQVATVIPGTPEDLEAMMKRDIVRLGKVVKESGAQVPQ from the coding sequence ATGACATCGAGACTCGTCCGGCTTTCGGCTGCCTTCACCGTGGGGCTCGTGCTCGCCTTCGCGTCGTTCGTCGCACCGAGCGTCGCAGATGACGATGCCTATCCGTCGCGTCCGATCACGGTCATCGTGCCGTTCCCGCCCGGGGGCTCCTCGGACATCATCATGCGCATCGCCTCGCAAAAGGCGTCTGAAATCCTCAAACAGCCGATCATCATCGAGAACCGGCCGGGCGGCGCCGGCAATGTGGCGGCCGTCGTCATCAAGCATGCGACGCCCGATGGTTATCTGTTGATGATGGGCCACACCGGCACGCATGCGGTCAATCCGTCGCTCTACACCAATCTTGCCTTCGACCCCGTCAAGGACTTCCAGCCTGTCGTACCTTTGATTTCCTTCAACAACATCTTGCTGGTGCCGGCGGACAGCCCGGCAAAGTCGGTCAAGGATCTCGTCGCGCTCGCCAAATCGAAGCCTGAAGGCCTCAGCTACGGCTCACAGGGCATCGGCACCGGCGGCCACCTGCTGGGCGAGTTGCTGGCCAAACACGCCGGCATCAAGCTCCTGCACGTGCCCTATCGCGGTATCGCGCCGGCCGTGACCGACGCGGTCGCCGGCCGCGTCGACATGATCTTTTCCTCCTATATCTCGTCCGCGGGCTACATCGAAAGCGGCAAGCTGCGCATGCTGGCGACCAGCGGCACGGTGCGTCACCCGCGCATACCCGACGTCCCGACGATGGCGGAGTCCGGCTACCCGGACGTTCATATGGAGCAATGGTTCGGTCTGTTCGCGCCGGCGGGGACGCCGCGTCCGATCGTCGACAAGCTCAACGCCGCCTATGTCGCTTCGCTCAACAGCGATGCCGTCAAGGATCGCGTCGTGCCGCAGGTTGCCACTGTGATACCGGGTACGCCCGAGGATCTCGAGGCCATGATGAAGCGCGACATCGTGCGGCTGGGCAAGGTCGTGAAAGAATCCGGCGCCCAGGTGCCGCAATAA
- a CDS encoding maleate cis-trans isomerase family protein produces MSLEYAPRGLIGMLTPQANTTVEPEFNLLWPEGFAMINARLMSDGKSLSARLIDYFDQYDASLRQFANAPIGVAAAACTGASYLAGRVKEAALVADIEARHGYPFVTAALAVVDALHALDARRIGLVSPYPDDLNAASIAYWRTHGFEVGDVARTLNDDSTFHPIYSLSGSSAGRALQELEQKPLDAIVMLGTGMPTLRPIAASIGWRGAPVMSCNLCLAWRAVTVLDKTAPSADTLAPWLKGDPWVARLSVRQ; encoded by the coding sequence ATGTCGCTTGAATACGCGCCGCGCGGCCTCATCGGCATGCTGACGCCGCAGGCCAACACGACGGTTGAACCGGAGTTCAACCTGCTGTGGCCCGAGGGCTTCGCCATGATCAACGCGCGGCTGATGAGCGATGGAAAGTCGCTGAGCGCCCGGTTGATCGACTATTTCGACCAATACGATGCCTCGTTGCGGCAATTCGCTAATGCGCCTATTGGCGTCGCGGCGGCGGCCTGCACCGGTGCTTCGTATCTTGCGGGCCGGGTGAAAGAGGCGGCGCTGGTGGCCGACATCGAGGCCCGGCACGGTTATCCCTTCGTCACCGCCGCGCTGGCGGTGGTCGATGCCTTGCACGCCTTGGACGCGCGGCGCATTGGTCTGGTGTCGCCTTATCCAGACGATCTGAACGCTGCGAGCATCGCCTATTGGCGGACCCACGGCTTCGAGGTGGGGGACGTCGCTCGCACGCTCAACGACGACAGTACGTTTCATCCGATCTACAGCCTGAGTGGATCGAGCGCGGGCCGCGCTTTGCAGGAGCTCGAGCAAAAGCCACTCGATGCGATCGTGATGCTGGGCACCGGCATGCCGACGCTCCGCCCCATCGCCGCGTCGATCGGCTGGCGCGGGGCGCCGGTGATGTCATGCAATCTTTGCTTGGCGTGGCGGGCCGTGACCGTGCTCGACAAGACAGCGCCGAGTGCCGACACGCTTGCCCCATGGCTGAAGGGCGACCCTTGGGTTGCGCGTCTCAGCGTGCGGCAATGA
- a CDS encoding MBL fold metallo-hydrolase, which yields MNKPETSLHFPLPVPPEPGQVLEVAPGILWARIPLPFRLNHVNIFLIEDGDGWAAVDTGLGDDLTRAVWEDLLAGPLRGHKLTRLIVTHYHPDHIGLAGWLTQRCDVPLVTSETTYLGCDNISLSPGALEADVYRNFYLRHGLDAETTRLVSTRGHDYLTMVTGLPPTFRRVVAGDTLKIGGRSFAVLTGDGHAPEQVMLYCAEEKLFLSADQVLAKISPNISVWAVEPEGNPLGLYLRSLKSLRATLPEDAFVLPGHQLPFYRLHTRIDELIAHHGLRCAAIAEACADAPHSAADLVPVVFHHTLTPHEMSFAFSEVLAHVNYMVDRGELVWTEPKGDIRRVIAAR from the coding sequence ATGAACAAGCCTGAGACAAGCCTGCATTTTCCCCTCCCGGTCCCGCCCGAACCTGGCCAAGTCCTGGAGGTCGCCCCGGGCATCCTCTGGGCCCGGATCCCGCTTCCGTTCCGGCTGAACCACGTCAACATCTTCCTCATCGAGGACGGCGACGGCTGGGCCGCGGTCGATACCGGCCTCGGCGACGATCTCACGCGCGCGGTCTGGGAAGATCTGCTCGCCGGGCCCTTACGCGGCCACAAACTGACGCGCCTGATCGTCACGCATTATCATCCCGATCATATCGGTCTCGCCGGCTGGCTGACGCAGCGCTGCGACGTGCCGCTCGTCACCAGCGAGACCACCTACCTCGGCTGCGACAACATCTCGCTCAGCCCCGGCGCGCTGGAGGCCGATGTCTACCGCAACTTCTATCTGCGTCACGGTCTGGACGCTGAGACGACGCGGCTCGTGTCGACGCGCGGCCACGACTATCTGACCATGGTCACGGGCCTCCCGCCGACGTTCCGGCGCGTCGTCGCCGGCGACACGCTGAAGATCGGCGGCCGCTCCTTCGCGGTGCTGACCGGCGATGGCCATGCGCCCGAGCAGGTGATGCTCTATTGCGCGGAGGAGAAGCTGTTTCTCTCCGCCGACCAGGTGCTCGCGAAAATCTCACCGAACATCAGCGTCTGGGCCGTGGAGCCGGAGGGCAATCCGCTCGGGCTCTATCTACGCTCGTTGAAATCGCTCCGCGCGACGCTGCCGGAGGATGCGTTCGTCCTGCCGGGCCATCAATTGCCATTTTACCGGCTTCACACGCGCATCGACGAATTGATCGCGCATCACGGACTACGCTGCGCCGCCATCGCGGAGGCTTGCGCGGACGCGCCACATTCAGCGGCCGATCTGGTGCCAGTCGTTTTCCACCACACGCTGACGCCGCACGAGATGAGCTTTGCTTTCAGCGAAGTGCTGGCACACGTCAATTACATGGTCGATCGCGGCGAACTCGTCTGGACGGAGCCGAAGGGCGATATCCGACGCGTCATTGCCGCACGCTGA
- a CDS encoding LLM class flavin-dependent oxidoreductase encodes MKLSIFSVQDHYPSGARTVPQLYGEIIAQAELADKLGYDTFWVAEHHFHEYGVVPNPAIMLSSLAQRTQRLRLGTAISILTFHNPLTVAESYAMVDILSGGRLVYGVGSGYLPHEFAGYAVDPAEKRDRFDENLAIVRRLLSGERVTAKGKFTDIDAVALNVVPIQREVPIYVAVLRREAAFHIGKQGNNLMCVPYASLEHFDQIGDLVAEYRRGRSESNMADNGTSANDDDTVVTLHTHVAESDAAARRDAEKAFNLYVDTRLYARKSTYDDAMKNELHLFGSVDTVADKLVALHRMGVRHVSTLHNFGLLAQPIVRASMERLMREVLPRFKARVGETAKLAAV; translated from the coding sequence ATGAAGCTGTCGATCTTCTCGGTCCAGGACCATTACCCGTCCGGCGCCCGTACGGTGCCGCAGCTCTATGGCGAGATCATCGCGCAGGCGGAACTGGCCGACAAACTCGGCTACGACACCTTCTGGGTCGCCGAGCATCACTTCCACGAATACGGGGTCGTGCCCAATCCGGCGATCATGCTGTCGAGCCTCGCGCAGCGCACGCAGCGTCTGAGGCTCGGCACCGCCATCTCGATCCTCACCTTTCATAACCCGCTGACGGTGGCGGAGAGCTACGCCATGGTCGACATCCTCTCGGGCGGGCGGCTGGTCTACGGCGTCGGCTCCGGCTATCTGCCGCACGAGTTCGCGGGCTACGCCGTCGACCCGGCCGAGAAGCGCGACCGTTTCGACGAGAACCTCGCGATCGTGCGGCGCCTGCTGAGTGGCGAGCGCGTCACCGCCAAAGGCAAGTTCACTGACATCGACGCCGTGGCGCTCAACGTCGTACCGATCCAACGCGAGGTGCCGATCTATGTCGCGGTGCTGCGGCGCGAGGCCGCCTTCCACATCGGTAAACAAGGCAACAACCTGATGTGCGTGCCTTATGCCTCGCTCGAGCACTTCGACCAGATCGGCGATCTCGTGGCCGAATACCGGCGCGGCAGGTCTGAAAGTAACATGGCCGACAACGGCACGTCTGCGAACGACGACGACACCGTGGTGACGCTGCACACCCATGTCGCTGAGAGCGATGCGGCCGCGCGGCGCGATGCCGAGAAAGCCTTCAACCTTTACGTCGACACCCGCCTCTACGCACGCAAGTCGACCTATGACGATGCCATGAAAAACGAGCTGCACCTGTTCGGCTCGGTCGACACCGTCGCCGATAAACTCGTGGCGCTGCACCGCATGGGCGTGCGCCACGTCTCGACGCTGCACAATTTCGGCCTCCTGGCGCAGCCGATCGTGCGCGCGTCGATGGAGCGACTGATGCGCGAGGTGCTGCCGCGGTTCAAGGCCCGCGTGGGCGAGACGGCGAAGCTGGCAGCGGTTTAG
- a CDS encoding alpha/beta fold hydrolase, producing the protein MTDDLISRRGLSATRGGRGEKLAVLIHGLGANRAVWSRMLAIAGDHWPGRWLAPDLRGHGRSVMHGPYGYAMHAADIAGLIESEEPGNVTLVGHSMGGVVAALVATGWYGPHVADVAAFGVKLVWTPEEEGKARELSLRPARSFTTRAEAVDRFLKISGLIGLVDPDSETAASGIGGSEGQWQVAMDPRAFGSVGPSIPALLKLAAAPLRLAAGARDPMVTLTQMQTIDAAARAIDGAGHNAHWEAPAKVWNFVNNKN; encoded by the coding sequence ATGACCGACGACCTCATCTCCCGGCGCGGCTTGAGCGCGACACGCGGCGGGCGCGGCGAGAAGCTCGCGGTGCTGATCCACGGCTTAGGAGCCAACCGTGCGGTGTGGTCGCGCATGCTGGCGATCGCCGGCGATCATTGGCCCGGCCGCTGGCTCGCGCCCGATCTGCGCGGCCACGGCCGTTCCGTGATGCACGGGCCTTACGGCTATGCGATGCACGCCGCCGACATCGCCGGCCTGATCGAAAGCGAGGAGCCGGGCAACGTCACGCTCGTCGGCCACTCCATGGGCGGCGTGGTGGCTGCGCTCGTCGCAACCGGTTGGTATGGACCGCATGTGGCCGACGTCGCGGCCTTCGGCGTGAAGCTCGTTTGGACGCCGGAGGAAGAAGGCAAAGCGCGCGAACTGTCGTTGCGGCCGGCGCGTTCTTTCACGACACGTGCCGAGGCGGTCGACCGCTTCCTCAAGATCTCCGGCCTCATCGGCCTCGTCGATCCCGACTCCGAGACGGCGGCCTCGGGCATCGGCGGCAGCGAGGGACAATGGCAGGTCGCGATGGATCCGCGCGCTTTTGGCAGCGTCGGCCCTTCCATCCCCGCGCTGCTGAAGCTCGCGGCGGCGCCGCTGCGGCTAGCAGCCGGCGCCAGAGACCCGATGGTGACGCTTACGCAGATGCAGACGATCGATGCCGCGGCGCGCGCGATCGACGGCGCCGGCCACAACGCTCACTGGGAAGCGCCGGCCAAGGTGTGGAACTTCGTCAACAACAAGAACTGA
- a CDS encoding ABC transporter ATP-binding protein gives MLSVADITCRYGRIEVLHGVSLDVGRGEIVTLIGSNGAGKTTLMRVISGILPQTKGRILFDGAPLDRLPAHLRVARGVAQVPEARQVFAPLSVEDNLKLGAFRRHAADLPHAMERVYTLFPALAGKRHTAAGTLSGGQQQMLAMGRALMSDPRLLLLDEPSMGLAPVLVDQILDTVVALRKEGMTILLVEQNVNAALAIADRAYVLETGRIVLSGESASLAHDPRVREAYLGL, from the coding sequence GTGCTTAGCGTCGCCGACATCACCTGCCGCTACGGCCGCATCGAAGTGCTGCACGGCGTCTCGCTCGACGTCGGCCGCGGCGAGATCGTTACCTTGATCGGCAGCAATGGCGCCGGCAAGACGACCTTGATGCGCGTCATCTCCGGCATCTTGCCGCAGACCAAGGGCCGCATCCTGTTCGACGGCGCACCGCTCGACCGCCTGCCGGCGCACTTACGCGTCGCGCGCGGCGTCGCCCAGGTGCCCGAGGCGCGGCAGGTGTTCGCGCCGCTGTCGGTCGAGGACAATCTCAAGCTCGGGGCTTTCCGCCGCCACGCCGCCGACCTGCCGCACGCGATGGAGCGTGTTTACACGCTGTTCCCCGCGCTTGCCGGCAAGCGCCACACCGCCGCCGGCACGCTCTCGGGCGGTCAGCAGCAGATGCTGGCGATGGGTCGCGCACTGATGAGCGACCCGCGGCTGTTGCTGCTCGACGAGCCGTCGATGGGGCTTGCGCCGGTGCTGGTCGACCAGATCCTCGATACCGTCGTGGCGCTACGCAAGGAGGGCATGACCATTCTGCTGGTCGAGCAGAACGTCAACGCGGCGCTGGCCATCGCCGACCGCGCCTATGTGCTGGAGACCGGACGCATCGTGCTGTCGGGTGAAAGCGCCAGCCTGGCCCACGATCCGCGTGTGCGCGAAGCCTATCTGGGATTGTGA
- a CDS encoding ABC transporter ATP-binding protein, translating to MSVLAASNISISFGGINALSNVSLKVDPGEIFAIIGPNGAGKTTLFNIISGLYAPSSGRVALHGEDVTGLPPHLLARRGLSRTFQNLQIFFRMSAAENVMVGRHLHERRNVVAHLFTLPSVLRQNRVTREKAEELMAFVGLRDMTERPAGTLPYGALRRLEIARALATEPKVLLLDEPAAGCNPVETAEIDDVIQKIAARGVTVVLVEHDMKLVMKISHRIHVLDQGRTIAEGTAAEVRANPSVIEAYLGKHGQREAARA from the coding sequence GTGAGCGTGCTGGCAGCCTCGAACATCAGCATCAGCTTCGGCGGCATCAACGCGCTGTCGAATGTGTCGCTCAAGGTCGACCCGGGCGAGATCTTCGCCATCATCGGCCCGAACGGCGCCGGCAAGACAACGTTGTTCAACATCATCTCCGGTCTCTACGCGCCGAGCAGCGGCCGCGTCGCGCTTCATGGCGAGGACGTCACCGGCCTGCCGCCGCATCTTCTCGCCCGGCGCGGGCTGTCGCGCACCTTCCAGAACCTGCAGATATTCTTCCGCATGAGCGCCGCCGAGAACGTGATGGTCGGCCGCCACCTGCACGAGCGGCGCAATGTCGTCGCGCATCTGTTCACCTTGCCGTCGGTGCTCAGGCAGAACCGCGTCACGCGGGAGAAGGCCGAGGAGCTGATGGCATTCGTGGGCTTGCGTGACATGACCGAGCGCCCCGCCGGCACGCTGCCCTACGGCGCCTTGCGCCGACTCGAGATCGCCCGCGCCCTCGCCACCGAACCGAAAGTGTTGCTGCTCGACGAGCCGGCCGCCGGCTGCAATCCGGTCGAGACCGCCGAGATCGACGATGTGATCCAGAAGATCGCCGCGCGCGGCGTCACCGTCGTGCTGGTCGAGCACGACATGAAGCTGGTGATGAAGATCTCCCACCGCATCCACGTGCTCGATCAGGGCCGCACCATCGCTGAAGGCACCGCCGCCGAGGTCCGCGCGAATCCGAGCGTGATCGAGGCCTATCTCGGCAAGCACGGACAACGGGAGGCGGCGCGTGCTTAG
- a CDS encoding branched-chain amino acid ABC transporter permease codes for MRRFFDSPYAVVVLLAVIVAVLPLVLPSVYYLRVAALVAIFAIAVVGLNLLMGFAGQVSLGHAGFFGIGAYAVAIGPTHLGIPSWAALIIGAAAAGLMAFLVGRPILRLRGHYLAVATLGLGLLIALVFTNESAWTGGPDGMPVPRLEVFGFRVFGPRMWYWIAGITLVIGAWIAANLIASPTGRALRAIHDSETAARVLGVDVARYKLIAFVISAVYAAIAGAYLALFDGLVTPITAGFLRSIEFVTMAVLGGLGSIFGSIVGAALLVLLPQVLTVLHEYEHIALGLIMMLVMIFLPSGIVPALAARLTRR; via the coding sequence ATGCGGCGCTTCTTCGACAGCCCCTACGCCGTCGTCGTGCTGCTGGCGGTGATCGTCGCGGTGCTGCCGCTCGTCTTACCGTCGGTCTACTACCTGCGCGTCGCCGCGCTGGTTGCGATCTTCGCCATCGCCGTTGTCGGGCTTAATCTCTTGATGGGCTTTGCCGGCCAAGTGAGCCTTGGCCATGCTGGCTTCTTCGGCATTGGCGCCTACGCCGTGGCGATCGGTCCGACGCATCTCGGCATCCCGTCCTGGGCCGCGCTCATCATCGGTGCCGCGGCCGCAGGCCTGATGGCCTTCCTCGTCGGCCGGCCGATCCTGCGCTTGCGCGGTCACTATCTCGCTGTGGCGACGCTCGGCCTCGGCCTGCTGATCGCGCTCGTCTTCACCAACGAGTCTGCCTGGACGGGCGGCCCGGATGGCATGCCGGTGCCACGCCTCGAAGTCTTCGGCTTCCGCGTCTTCGGTCCACGCATGTGGTACTGGATCGCCGGTATCACTTTGGTGATCGGCGCCTGGATCGCGGCGAACCTCATCGCCAGCCCCACCGGCCGGGCCTTGCGCGCCATCCACGATAGCGAAACCGCCGCGCGCGTGCTCGGCGTCGACGTCGCCCGCTACAAGCTCATCGCCTTCGTCATCTCGGCCGTCTACGCCGCCATCGCCGGCGCCTATCTCGCGCTGTTCGACGGCTTGGTGACGCCGATCACCGCCGGCTTCCTGCGCTCGATCGAATTCGTCACCATGGCCGTGCTCGGCGGCCTCGGCTCCATCTTCGGCAGCATCGTCGGCGCGGCGCTCTTGGTGCTGCTGCCGCAGGTGCTGACCGTGTTGCACGAGTACGAACACATCGCGCTCGGCCTCATCATGATGCTGGTGATGATCTTCCTGCCGTCCGGCATCGTGCCCGCGCTCGCCGCGCGCCTGACGCGGAGGTGA
- a CDS encoding branched-chain amino acid ABC transporter permease — translation MSEFLQFLFSGLTVGAIYALVALGFTLIYNASDVLNFAQGEFVMLGGMVTVFATAAGVPLPLAALLAVAVAIVVGLALYWLGIAPARGASAVSLIIITIGASILMRGVASLVFDKNFHSLKPFAGDAPWIVGGAALLPQSVIVLIGAGLIVLALWVFVTMTLTGKAILATAANRTAAKLVGINTGAVVALSFAVSAAIGAIGGVLATPITLTSYDAGTLLALKGIAAAMLGGMGNPLGAVVGGLLVGLLEAFGAGYISSGYKDAIGFLVILLVLFVMPQGLFGRAGVERV, via the coding sequence ATGTCCGAATTCCTGCAGTTCCTTTTCTCCGGGCTGACCGTGGGCGCGATCTACGCCCTGGTCGCGCTCGGCTTTACGCTCATTTACAACGCCTCCGATGTGCTGAATTTCGCGCAAGGCGAGTTCGTCATGCTGGGCGGCATGGTCACGGTGTTCGCGACCGCCGCCGGCGTGCCGCTGCCGCTCGCAGCCCTGCTTGCGGTTGCTGTCGCGATCGTGGTCGGGCTCGCGCTCTATTGGCTCGGCATCGCGCCGGCGCGCGGCGCCTCGGCCGTCAGCCTCATCATCATCACCATCGGCGCGTCGATCCTGATGCGCGGTGTCGCCAGCCTGGTGTTCGACAAGAACTTCCATTCGCTGAAACCCTTCGCCGGCGATGCGCCATGGATCGTCGGCGGCGCGGCGCTCCTGCCGCAGAGCGTGATCGTGCTGATCGGCGCCGGGTTGATCGTCCTGGCGCTGTGGGTGTTCGTGACCATGACGCTGACGGGCAAGGCGATCCTCGCCACCGCCGCCAACCGCACCGCGGCCAAGCTGGTCGGCATCAACACGGGTGCGGTCGTCGCACTCTCCTTCGCGGTGTCCGCCGCTATCGGCGCCATTGGCGGCGTGCTGGCAACGCCGATCACGTTGACGAGCTACGACGCCGGCACGCTGCTCGCGCTCAAGGGCATCGCCGCCGCCATGCTGGGCGGCATGGGCAATCCACTCGGCGCGGTGGTCGGCGGCCTGCTGGTCGGCCTGCTGGAAGCTTTCGGCGCCGGCTACATCTCGTCGGGCTACAAGGACGCCATCGGCTTCCTCGTCATCCTGCTGGTGCTGTTTGTGATGCCGCAGGGCCTGTTCGGCCGCGCCGGCGTGGAGCGGGTTTAG